The genomic segment TTAACGGTTTAAGATACGCTCCAACTGTGGAACATAAAAAATATAAGTATCAGTACACTTGCTCTAAGTGTGGTCAAACATACATAAGACAGCGAAAAATTAATGTGCAAAAATACCGTTGTGGAAATTGTTACGGAAAACTAAAAATCATAAAAAATATCCCTTAAGGATATTTTTTATTAGATGAATGGATAACTTATTCACAATTTATCCTGAATTTGTCCTCAATCTGTTAATAACTTGATAAAAAATGTGTATAAATTGACCCCAAAAGGATGTAAATGCAAACTTTCATTTATCCACAAGAATAACTATGATTGATTTTTTAACTTAGCAAGTGCGTGCTAATTCCCCCACCAATGAAGTAATCACTTTAATCTCATTTGATTTTCAGAGCTTTCATCTAAGAATCACTATACTGTTCATTCACTAAGCGACAGGTTCTATAGCAAATGCAAAGCAATATGGTTCATTTTTTGCTTTTTAGTCCAAAAAGTCGTAAAATAGTAAAAATATATTTGCTATCTTGATACAAAAAAGGAGAAAATCGTGCTCAGACCAGAAACCATCGCTCAAATGCCCAAAGTTGAACTTCATTGTCATCTTGATGGCTCGCTCAGCCTTTCTTGCATCAAAACACTTGCAAAAAATGCAAAAATTAATCTAAATCTAACAGACGAAGAAATTTTGGAAAAGGCACAAGCACCAGAAAATACACGTAATTTACTGGAATATCTTGCACGTTTTGATTTTGTTCTCCCACTTTTGCAAAGCTACACCAACCTTGAGTTAGCAGCTTATGATGTGGCGCGCCAAGCAGCTTTGGATAATATACGATATATTGAAATTCGATTCGCCCCTGAGCAGCATCTTCTGCAAAATCTAACCCTTGAAGAAGCGGTGGAAGCTGTGGTTGCAGGTTTGTCACGTGCAGAAGAAAATTTTGATATTATTGCTAACGCACTCGTTTGTGGCCTTCGTCAGAGTACATTGGAGAAATTAGAAAAATTGCCTCCTATTTTTGATCATATCAATGACTCTCACCTTGTTGGTTTTGATTTAGCAGGTGATGAGTTAAATTATCCACAGCAGAAATTTTCTGGTTTATTAGCTCAAGTGAATGCTAGAAATGTTCATATCACACTCCACGCTGGTGAATGCCCACATTGTGAACAAAATATTGTCGATTCTGTCAATATGGGAGCAACGCGTATCGGCCATGGAATCATGAGTAAAAATCTACCCGAATATCAAGAAACATTGATTTCCGAAAAGATTGTGTTAGAGATGGCACCAAGTAGCAACTTTCAGACAAAATCGGTCACACGCATTGAGGACTATCCTTTCAAACAGCTCTATGATATGGGCGTACACGTCACTCTAAATACTGATAATCGAACAGTGAGTAATACCACGCTGCAAAAAGAATATGAAAAAATTTCAACTTGGTATCCTGATTTTGGGATAGAGGACTTTGAGCAGATTAATCATTACGCTATTGACGGTGCTTTTATTGATATAGTGGAGAAAGAAGCATTACATTTTAAATTTACTGATGAATATAAAAAAATCTCTGATTAAATCAGGGATTTTTTGTGATATCTTGTTATTTTAATACTCGGTTTTCAATGACATCTGCATAGAGAGCACGGTGTTTGAATTTCCAAGTATTAGCAGTTTTAATCAAGGTATCTTTGTATCGGAGGTAAGCAATCATTAACGATTTTGAACCATCTTCGGTGATGGT from the Lactococcus allomyrinae genome contains:
- the add gene encoding adenosine deaminase — protein: MLRPETIAQMPKVELHCHLDGSLSLSCIKTLAKNAKINLNLTDEEILEKAQAPENTRNLLEYLARFDFVLPLLQSYTNLELAAYDVARQAALDNIRYIEIRFAPEQHLLQNLTLEEAVEAVVAGLSRAEENFDIIANALVCGLRQSTLEKLEKLPPIFDHINDSHLVGFDLAGDELNYPQQKFSGLLAQVNARNVHITLHAGECPHCEQNIVDSVNMGATRIGHGIMSKNLPEYQETLISEKIVLEMAPSSNFQTKSVTRIEDYPFKQLYDMGVHVTLNTDNRTVSNTTLQKEYEKISTWYPDFGIEDFEQINHYAIDGAFIDIVEKEALHFKFTDEYKKISD